The genome window ACCAGTTTTCAATTGGATTGCGATCCAGACTCTTTATAGGCCATGAATGACACTGACCTTATGTGTGTTTTCATAGTTTTTGCGTCTTAGATGTCTGTCAAGTATACCTTTCTTTCACAATCTTTCCATGTAATTTCTATTTAGTCCAAATTTTCGAGGATCTTGTCACTTGGTGACCTCCTGTTGTTCTCtccttgtcgacttcctctccCTCTTGTGCTCGGGTGTCCATTCTTGGGCCCTGGTGGTGGTCGCCGGGCTGTTGTCGCTTGTGGGGAGGGGTCCAGATGGGTGGGTGTTGGTGGGCATGAGGGATGGTGTATCCCTTCGTCCTCTTCCTGAAGGCTGTTTGACGGCAACTTGGAAGGGCTGGAGGACAGCCGGTCTCAGGCAGTTGGCCGTATCCCATCCGCCAGAGCTATGGATGGAGGGAAGCACTTTGCTGGCGTCCCTCTCGGTTGGCGGGGGCAGCAAAAGGTACCCCCAGCGGCCTCCGCACAGCAGTTTCATTTTCTGCATGACTAACACATGCCTGAGTGAGTTCATGCGTGACTAGGTGCAGCCAGGCACATTCTGGTAAATAAAATTGTTGGTGCCAGGTTTAGCGATCAGATAGCAAAAAAGTAGGATGttgatttattaatgctcacagTTGTTTGTCCCAAACTCGGGTTTCCCACCTCATATTACTGGCATTTGCCCTATCACGCCCCTAACGGACCTATCTTCCTTCCTCTTGCCTCCCCCATGGAACATTAaaactacaagtccatctcgtagcagctgaacagaacaggttaaaaaaataaataaaaaaattaagatttttttttccttctcaatTAAACAACTGACCATcctccaagactggtgattacATAATGTTTGCCAGGGTTTGTAGTTTATTTTGTGCCTGTGTACTGGCCTTACCCGCCTCTTCAAGCGATCCCTCTCCTTGAGAGTCAGCGTATCGGCCTTGGCAATAACGGGGACAATATTAACTTTGCTGTGGATGGCCTTCATGAACTCCACATCCAGAGGCTTTAAACTGAGGGGAAAGGGATAACAATGAGAAAGAAGAAAAGACCTGAAAGGGAATGAGCTCAGGTGATTACATTGAATAATGTAACAGAAAAAGAACTAGCTTGAGGTATTTAATGGCTTTTGTGGGAGgggaaaaatacaattcaagGAAGAACATTTCTTTAAACTCACAGTTCACTCACAGATTAAGCTTACCCATGTCCAAATGGCGATATGAAGTAGAAGCAGCAGTGCACCCGGTTGTCCACTATGTGGCGTCTGTTGAGGCCGCTTTCATCGTGCAGGTAGCGCTCAAATTGATTGTCGATATACTGAATGATGGTCTTGAAGCTTCGTTGCGTCATGAGTGATGGAAAAAGAGAAGAGAGTGAGCATGGAGCATGACTTATTCAACAAAGGACCTCAAGATTCGAATGCTCCTGGACCCAGAAGCTgtacgataaaaaaaaaaaaaaaagtttattttcatAAGGTTTAAAATTACACACAACTCTACTCAATTTTCATAACTATTACGTTTGCCTACTGAGGACGCCAGATTATGCGGAAAATGTCATGTGGGCAGTGGGAACATGCAAAGTCCACACTGGAAGGTCTGAGTACCCTCTTTATACCCACCCCTCCTTTATAATAACCAGTCCACCGTGCTGATGTCTAAGTTGACAAGAAGTCAAAAATAATAAaggaaggatagactataaatgtGCTGTGCTTAGTCCTAATTGACCTTGCCCTGGATCATAACATGTTACATGAAACGCCGCCTGTGCAGTTAATTAAGGGTTTGGGAGGGTAATCATTTTTTCCCAGGGGAAAAAGATTTCAAACAATTCGGAAGTCCACTGGCATTCCTACAAGGATTTTGTTTAACCTGGGAAGTTCTATTGGTACCGTTTACAACAGGACATACAGTATGTCCTGTTATAAAATGcatattaaaatgcattaaaaaatttaaaagataatgcatcaaaattaatcaccacctgatttttcaaaaaatgaagcattattttatGTGTATATTTGTTAAATAGTTTTGATtagccccccgccccccccaaaaaacacttttttttttttttttttttaaatcttatagCTTGCGCTTCATGCTAGTACTGACATTTCCGAGGCCACAAATGCAACACTGTGTGCTCAAAACAgctataaaatgaaaaaaagaaaaagaaaagaaaatgggcaatttttgtGATAGTTTGAACAGGGCACGAGTAGACAGGTCAACAATGTATCAAACCGCATGAATATGATGGCCGATATCAACAGACACAGCCAATGAgtgaaagtaccgtattggcccgaatataagactgtttttgtatttaaataacactgaaaaagagggggtcgtcttatattcacgatctagacattatacccattcacgacgcgagatggcgccaaatatcattgaagcgatgttttgttatgacagatctcagctactctccccattcacgacgctagatggcgccagatatcattgaagcaagcgatgttttgtcatgacagatctcagctactctttttagtttaaccagtttgcattattttattgcaatgtttttccttattcagatttgtttcaagactacagttacagttagatttcactttgatggttaatgcagttattgcaattttgttgttttatcacaatagattggtttatttacatttcaaaaaccagaagccattcatttacgaacgtGATtcgctttagtttacatatttaaatgctcagatattaagatttgaatgaggcaaaataacatgctttttctctcaaatatattgttacaatcatttgtttcgaatgtactgtaattatttttagtataaaaattaatttggtgttcaaaaagtcttttttcagtcttataatcaggaccgtcttatattcggcccaatATGGTAAATCAATGTAGTCAGTCAAACTGTTCAGAAAAGTGCAAAGGTTTAGGTTTAAGTTATTTTAATAAGCTACTGTTTGAGCATTAACACTGAAATGGTAATGTAAATAAGGATTAAGTTCAAATGTATTACATCTAGATGTTGTTcctaaatatttgaaaagaacgttcttaaaaattaaatgtgaaTCTTTTTCAGTTTAAGCTCAATTCAACTGAATTGTACTTGATTAACGCTCTATATCGGCTTTTAACATCGGTTGTTTgaacatttatttcaatcattTGCACAACAACTCTCTCACTACGCGTGTCCGACACACAAcatattaaacattttttgcaCTAAAGATGACAAAATGTTGCCATTGCCATTTTTAGTATGTGCTTCCTTAATGACTGCACCCCATAGGTGGCATGTGAGGTCTCGTTTTGCTTGGAATGCTTGCAATTGAAAcaaagtaataaataataagaaaACATGAAAAGAGTGCGCATGTTAGCGTTCTTTGTAAAGAGAATAAGCGTTCATGTTGTACAATCTGGACCATTATCAAGATCAAGGAGGCTATTATAGCTATATGGAAGTGACAGCCCACAGTAATTAGAGAACCTGCATCTACTTATGGCTGCCCATTGTCTCTCCTCCTGTTCGGCTGGCTTGCACTTTCGTTACATCGTTTCAAGATTTTACCTTCATTggaattcatttatttcatatgGGGAAAATACATTCATAATGCGAGCACATTTACGTTATTAGCTTGGTCGTGGAACGGATTGTGTTTGTATCATGAGGGTCCACTGTATTATGAATTTTGCAAACCCTGAATTCAAGTGGATAATTTTAGCAAAATAATTGTGCATtataccgaaaaaacaaaaaaacaaaaaaaattaaagtaccTTATCCTTTCTCGACACAGCCACTTAATACCAGCCCAAAAGTGTAACACAAATGGCATGTTAGTCAGACAGATATAGGGAGAGGATGCAGTGAAAAGGGAGTTGAGGACGAAAGTTGAGAAAGGGAGTCAATGACAGGAAGTAAGAATGAGAAAGGACATGAGCCCAGAGATGTTTGGGCTCCTCCTTTCCCCGAGGTGAGCAAACACACCAGTCCTGGCTGTTAATGGCGTCGCCGTAGCCCGGTGTATCCACCACGGTGAGGCGGAGCTTCACACCCCTCTCTTCGATTTCCACAGTAGACGCCTCGATTTGCACCGTCCTCTCGATCTTCTCTGCGGAGGAGGATAATGGTTGGCGGGTGTCGAGAAAAGAGAAAGAACCCCGGGGGTTTCACAATATTTATCATTTCCACAACTGGTTGTGCAACTTTGTCACAAACGCGGGTTATGTAAAATCATGTATTTTTGTCAAATCAAAAGTCTTAACAGAATACGCTGGAGGAGGGTCTGGATCATTGTTTAAAGCCAAACTAAGGCATTCCCAACATTCCTGTAGAAAATAATGCTCAGCTGGAGACATTGTAGCAGACATTTCTCTATTATTacagtgtgtgcgtgcatgtaaagctgcgtgtgtctGTGGGAGTCTACCTGCAGCTCCAGGAATGTAGCGTTCAGGGTAGAGATCAGTGAGAAACAAGCTGTTTATAAGTGTTGATTTGCCCAAACCAGACTCCCCTGAGAACAAAGAGAGACAACATACAATACAGATGGAGAGTCCGAACACTTCATAAAGCACTTGACAGCAGTTTAGATGTTTTCAACTTTGGATAATGACACCCACTCACCTACGACCATGAGGGTAAATTCAAATCCTTTCTTCACAGACTTTCGGTGAACTTGGTTCGGAAGGTTTGCAAAGCCCACGTAACCAGTTGCGTCAGGGAACTGTGAAAATCAGTCAAATCAAAATTTGGACTTAGGCAACCTAAAATGTGAACGACAGCACATTTCGCCACCACCGTTTTGAGCAGCGATTGCACATAGGTGTGAGTCCAAATCCACAGTGTGACTCACCTTGCCTTTTTCTCCAGATTGAGACATTGCTGATGTGTACAGAAGAGGCCCGTGAAACCTACCAGGAAAAGAAGAGACATTCTGTTTAAGATGTTTTCTTGAAAGACACAATTTTAAAAACAAGTTGCCCAAATTCCCAGATGTTCTGAGCACTTTCAGGGATTTTTCAAGGCCCACAGTACAATATACATAGTATACAAAAGCACGTCATGCGGAACAGTGACTTTTACGGTAAAACTGGCCGCTtgcgtgacacttcaaacatataaaaacaagatgggaaaagggaTTTTTGTGACAAAAATAATGATTTATAAACTGGGAAAATAGTGACTTCTTACACAAACCAACAAGTTGATATTGAACATGGACATTTACTGTATGTATCACGCACTGGGAATGCTAGAGCAGTAAACATTTCATTTACAAACCTGCCCCACAAACCTGGAAGCGTAAAATTGTCCAACATGTCAGATTTACCGTCAGACCTCACACACCTTATAGTATCCAAACATGAATCCATTTATCTCAAGCAGGAAGCATGAGAACATGACAAGCCACATTTTAGCAGTTCCTTACAAAAACTTGCATCCGTATTCAAGATTACACTCACGATATGAAAGTGCCCTGCACTAAAGAGCCCCCAAGGTTTGTTCCAAGACCTCCATTAAAACGACGTAGCTGTAGCACCCtcctacatactgtatatgaccCTGAACAGACGGCACAGCAACAGGCCGAGCTGATAAATTTGCTTCATAATGACTGAACAGGAAGACCAGGCTCCATTTTATCATCAACACAGTGGCCCTTGACATAAGGAGGGTGATAAGCATAAGAAGGAGGCAGACAGTCGTACGACGCCAAACAGCGATGCACTCACAGGGGAGGTGGCATGGGAACCTTAACTGACCTTTCTCCACTGGCATGTGTCACATCGGTGGGCACTTAGTGGGCACATTTCACACTGTTTGAGTGAATTAGATGGTGGCAACCCGCACATCAACACGATAGTTAGGGGACTATCTATCAAACTGACAATGTGGTTTCGACGCAGCTGCACAGGGAACAATGGTTTGTTTATATCTCTGCTTCCCAAAAGTCATACTTCAGAGGTAGACATGGAAACGTGATCTGATTGCTAACACGCCCAATTCCAATAGCAAAAATCTCATTCCCTTGTCATTTACATCACGTTTAACTGTAAGTACATAAGGCCCGCTTCTCACAGACCTTCGCAGGTGAAAGTAAACTGTCACAGGTTGTGGGGTTCGGTGACTAGTTTTCATGGCCTAACCGCTAATTAAAAATGCAGATGAGCTCCCAAAAATATCATGTCATAGGAATGTCAATATGATTATAACAGAGTGAAATTCCCCGCTAGCCCTCCCTCAGGATTGAATGTCTTTTGCCATCAATAGCAAATTAAGTGAAATGAATTAGATTTTTTTAGGTTTGATTTTAATTGCAGGAGTCACTGATGGAGTGGTGGTGAATGTGCCGCAGGTGCCGCTTGATCAATTCCTACTCATTGACAGTGTCATTGTTGTGTGTCTCTGTGCGTGCCCTACAACAGACTGACAACCAGTTTAGGGTGTAGTCCGCCTATTTACCAGAGTTAAGCAagtataggctccagcaccccgtgGCCCTGACAAGACTAAGGtgtgttgaaaatggatggatggatttgaattattaatttaatcaatgatttaaacactgtaaacattattcacacacaaaaaaaaaactacagaatGTAGAAATAGCCTTGTCGCTGAAATAACTTAATCATAATATAGCAATGTCCATTAACAGCTAAAATGTTAAAAGGTGCTATGGAATGGTGACCATGTCAAAAGAATAAAATAGACTGCACTAATGAATTttatatttagaaaaatgaattttggcactCGGATCAggacgtttttgttttgttttgttttttttaatcatttcataGTTATTCCACCCAAAACAATGTATCAGGGAatggacactttttttcccccgcagGAGTTTTGGTTGTGACATGACAATCAGAATTGATGATCATGCCTACCTTTCTAGTGCTGTGTTAGATAGTTTGCTAAGAAGTAGATCTTGAAAAGAAAACAGAACGGTTACAtgtagacatgtgccaattaccagtttcaaggtataccatggtatgaaaacgtcaaggtttcaaaaccgcgaaaattttctatcataccatccctacggtattagctattttttatgtcccaaaaatgcatggagaaatccctcgcttgcagctgcaaggctcaaccactggttgttgctcaatgTCAGtgggtcagctgtgctacacgatggctggagaaggtgaaagtcctgaaatgtttcccccatcgaagaaaacgaaatcaccgatatgggaatactttggctacagaaaagttacagacggccgcggcttagaggaggacggccaactgacatgtaaaacatttttgcgGGGGGTGGCTGAcgaagaggaaatacctccaatatgatttcacatttatacaaaattaaaggttagtaaacactgtcatgaacgttttccaCCAGTGACGAGAGTTaattccagcgtgtttagtgtgtctagcggtggtaaaacctgttttttttctctctctgccacctgtctgtgttgagaaagggaGTCTGTATATatgatgatacgagtcatacatttGTACCTTttctggaaaatatttcaattttttttttttttctgatggtaataatgtcgagctgtggctgtgggcttaagccaggggtgtccaaacattttgcaaagggggccagatttggtgtggtaaaaatgtggggggccgaccttagctgacatcctttacgtagaacaatatatttaatcaaattttagcaagccattctttgtgtcacatttgctttattattttttttttaattaataatttcaacaatctcgcaactagcttttgtggcgttctctttcgactctcgggctcttgtgaaatactgcagctgtaaaattaaactagcttcaagttgcttgaatttctcgctacgaatcttctctgtaatcttgtcgtacatgtcagcgtgtcttgtttagtaatatcgcctcacattgaactctttaaaaacagcgacagtctctttgcaaatgaggcagacacagttgatgcgtattttagtgaagaaatattccaatttctacctatccttgaagcgttggccatcgcagtcaactttctttttgttgttgttgttgattgtcgttattttagaaaattgggaataaAGGGTCACCCGGGGTGATGTTGTTTAGAGtggtgctgccttttagtgggtaaatgaggagcagcattttgtgtgtaagctacttcatatgctggtagcagtactgctgaccaatttattaagcctGTGTGcgtgccagacgttattgattttatgacagaggctgggggccggatgaaatttgataaagggccgcatttggcccccgggccggactttggacatgtctggcttaaactcagtcctttaggtgagcctatcttaatttaactttatttagaatatgttttttaaatttgattatttactttaacttaacattatgctTATGTTCCAatatgctaatatgttttgttttgttttgaaaactcaaaatcctgttcaatggaataaagtttttttgttttgtttttttaaaacccagatatctcaaaagtaacacattttagagctgtaattgcaataccgtgatacagtgaaactgtgatattttagcttaaggttatcatatcgTCAGAATtttataccggcacatgcctagtcacaTGGCAGAACAAAATAGAAAAAGCCAATTGACAGTAGACTGCAAAAATCTGCAGCTCATCCTGGGTGTGACATCATCTTCTGAATGGAGATTTTTTTAGTGAGTGGGGCCAAGACAGCTGATAAAGGAAGACTAATTATGATCTAATTTCATCCTCATGTCTTTTCTGTCactctttttggggggatttgtgTCCATATTATGATCGGTTATCATTTGAAAGTCACTTGTTgtagcatttcatagcacctttaagCCCAGACTAATTTAATAGTCAATAACTGATTTATATATGAGTTGATTAGTTGACTTATTGTAAAAAATATCTTTGATAAATTGACaatcaaaataataatttgtgGCACACTTGAGTATgaaaattacaattttttttttttgtattacttTATGCTTTGTGTACTGCGGTTTGCTATGACTGCAGCTGTTGTAAAAAACACTATTAACTCGTTGACTGACATTGATGTcgatagacgtccattccaCTTAAATGGGATCCATCGCTATCGATGGTAGCCGCTGAGTTAAATTGAGTTCCACAGAGGTAGCAATAAATGATTATGGAGCCCTTTGTAACTACTAAACAAGCTTAATTATGGGTCCACTCATTTGGACACCAATACCCACTTACACAAGTGTAATTTCTTTCCCTACTCCGTGGGAACCGGCATTATTAATAACAACATTTCAATATCACAATGGTAACATCACAAAGACAACACAACAGGCCATACAGGCAGGAGACACATTTCATTAATAATGGCAATTTAATCAGCTGAGTTGTTGAGCGGATTACACACACTCTCACACTGCTATTAAGAAGCCAGACGGGGGGAGGATTAAACTGTTTGGGCCAAAAGGGAAAATGCCACCTTCAGTGAAGCCAAACATGTTGGCATGTAATGCATTTACAGTTGATTTATGGGCTGGAGGCAGCCCAAGACGAACTTTTCACCCTCCAGACTAGCAGCGAGGGTGCAAATGTAGCGACTGGAGAAACACCAATACTTATTTGAGTCATAACCACAAATGGTCTTTTATCTGGCAACACACCATACCAACCCTGCAGATATGCTATTAATGAACATAAAAAGAAGTgtttggcacaggtaaagacaAACTTGTTGACAAGAGGAGGGGGTGGGTTACAAATAATTACTTTCTGTGAGGGTGAAGGGAAAAGGAAAAGGTAGCGGTGGAGGGCAAGACTAATAAAGATGCGATATTAGTCTTTAAGCTGTGGTTTAAGTAACACTTAAAAATATGATCCCCAAGGGCAGGAAAAGGACTACAATAGACGGGATGAGAAAACCTTTCAACCGTAAGAAAAGCACTGGGCCTCTTCAGAACACAAACACCCAGTTTAAAGTTCAGGATAGACGCTTTATGAGTATGGGGGGATATGATCGGAAATGACTGAAACAAGTGGGAGTCATATAGTAACAAAGTCAGATCCTGAAACAGCTGCTGTACAGCACAATGAATAATAATATTGATGATTAAATTGCTGATTTCTTCCTTAACCCTTTATAAGGTTTGTGTCATGTAgggcacacacatatatactaaATGTTCATATTGTGGCCGTCATGACCCAAAATCTGATagccacatatgtggacaccaTGTTTCAattattaaatgttaaattttttttttgctacaatTTTCATAATTCTATCAACTGCACCCCAAATTTTactaaatataagaaaaaaatccatatgCTTTATATGCTACTcctgactataaactgcaggtttgtctgttgttgtttttttttttttgttttttttttttaacaaattcatTCTTTATTGTTCCCATACGGTACAAGCAAGCGAGGTAATATCATTtgtaccttttttttaattacatattaaacaataaaaacaaagcAACAAACATACATACCCATCTAAAGAAAACGAGAACCCCTAATGCCCCTAATTCCCTACGGCACATCGCtcccaaaaatatatactgtgcatattattgttttaaaaaggccattgtttaaaaaaaaaatgcatcaacTATTCTAGTTTTTCAGGCAGAGTTTAAAATTCACACAAAGATGACAATCTGTGTTTTTGacatacgacaaaaaaaggattTCAAGCATTCTCAAAAGAGCATGCCGATCCACAGTCTCAATCTAATTTTTCccaatttaagaaaaaatagcATCTCTTTTATCTAATTGGCATGTGAAGGTCGGAATGAAGacttccatcaaaaaaaaaatggcctcCTAGCCAGCAAGGTTTAGAATAAGATCTCCCATATAAGCAGGGCTTTTTCTGTGTCTTAACTCTTAAAGGCCTGCGGCATGAAGAAATTGTCAgacaatcccaaaatttgaaaaataaggtttttatggaagcttttttttcaaaatttaaaaaaagaaaaatcaatctttttgagaaagaaatttcaattttctgaattagcctcaaaatcatgaaattctaagtatcAAATGGGAtatatttggcaataaagggttaatatgGGAAATTTACATTGAGAGGTGTTACAGAGTGATATTGCTCAAAAATAACTTTGTCCTCACTCATATGCAAAGTTCTCTGAGGCAGTCTGAAACCATAatagtctttggacagcttttttacggggaaaatgcCACCCGCTGAGCCAGTAGAGGAGCGTACACCCAAgttcattctgcataatatgtgactaaaagctagcaaacgaggcaacaaaagcgaatgcactgtaACCTCGTGGCGAAccatattgctaaagccaagaaacctttcatgaTTGGAGAAGAAgtcattatgcctgcgaccaaggatatttgtcaagttttaggagaggccgctgttgaaaaaaaggttgattcagtgtaTGATGAGTTACATTTTCACTGCACTTAATGTTCATTTTTAACCCTGTCGtgtcattttatatttattctatttttttgccACACATTCtgagtccatgaaaaaaacgacggcccacatcacaccggtctgtggtgcaaaaaagttggggaccactgatgtGAGCATGAATGGCACCAAACGAGTTTGAAATTGCTTTGTGTGACAGTGGGTGATTTACGATTAAAGTcattggtttgtttgtttgttctacAAAGCTCACTACAGGGCTGGTTTTTCTATAGAGTAAGCCAGTCAACCTTCTTTGTTTGCTCCTTGAAACTCTGCAGAATGGGAGGAAAAGTGCCTTTAAAAAATGTTGCGCGTTCTGAAAGAAAGAGGATTTTGTTTCTCGTTTCCGGATATTGTCCACAAATGGTATTGTACTgcgacatgtttttctgctttgtTGAATTCACTGCCGTTCTGTCGCTGTGCCGTACTATTTAAAGAGCCAATCAAACTGTGGTACTGTGTAACAAACGGTACTGATTGGTATATACATTACAGTTAATTACAGCTAGTGGCgccgtctgttttttttttttttttttaatccatccattttccatAGCGCTTGTGCTTATGAGGCCCACAGGTGAGTCTCACACGACTCCTAATGTAGATTTGAGGAAAGTAAAGTGGATGAAAAATAAAGTTGTTGACATTGGAGTTACGTAACAAGAGCACTCACGTGTGCAAGTGTAATGCAAGAGTGCTTATTGCCAACCATAGAATGAATCAAATTGTTTGTCCATTCACACTACACTGCCAAGCAGGAGGACGCCTCCCCTGCATAGCCACTAATGTCAGACAGATGTCTCACTTGGCGCTTCTGTGCCGCTCACTCTTCAGGTCGCAGGAAGGAGAAAGGTCAGAGAGCGGTGAAGGAGATCGAATCGGAGGCCCGGGACGTCTTTCACTTCGCTGACACATCGTCTTTGTAATGGCGCGCTGATCTGCGTTTGACTGATAACTACACATCACACCACTCTCTTAGTCAAAACTCAGCAAGGAAGGACTCTAAATTTGCACATTTTGgaccgactttaaaaaaaaaaaaacctaagatGGATGACGTTTCCTCAATAGTGGCCCTCTGCCACATTTTCAACAATGTAAATACATGATTGGTTCCCCTCTGGTATGATGGAGGAAGACATTTACATTTGTACCACTTTACAATCAAAGGTCAAGGATTAATCAGATGGGAGAAGGGAAAAAAGTTACACAAGAGGGGATTTGCAACTAACGTGTGAAAGTCAATGATTTGAATGGGCTTTGGGCTTTAGCTTTTGTGGTACTGATTTAGtagcacaataaagtggagtttCCCTACCGTTGTTTATAAAACAGGACAATGGGTTAATAAATGAGCTCTATGGGTAATTGTGCCTTTGATAATAGCAGGTTACAGTCAGGGCAGTATGAAAAGTGTGCGAAGAACGGACATTTCTTGCTCTAACGTGTAATTCATGTACAGTACTTGGTATTGTCTTCTCTTAATAGGACACCGACTCCACAACTGTTCTTAACTTAtaaactgccattgacagagaaagacatccaatccatttgaactgggaagggcCAGCAGCGAATGATCACCACTAACCCGCTCAGTTTAAATGGAGTTTTCATGACTTGTGTttatcagaaaacatgcacgacTTCGATTATAGGCCCTTCATTTTTCATAGGTGTGAAATAATGTGTTGGGCTATTTGTCGCCCTGTTACTGGCTGGCGGAGAGGGTTTGGTATACCCTTGGACTTGCTCTAGCTCACGACCCTAATGAGGACAAGCACCATAGAAAACCGATGGTTAGTGAAGGGAAAACAGTCAAGGCAAAAATAGCCAGAGTTGACTTTCTCTTTTTACAAGTTTTTCCTATTCTCTTAAATGAAAAAGCTCTATCCAAGTCTTAGATGACAATACACAATTCAGAAGCAAATCTGAAATTAATAAACACCTAAGCCAAATACATTTCGTTACAAATTAACAATTAAAAGCAGGGCGCCTGGACCTCGGTTCTCGAGTGCACCATGATGCCTTCAGGAAGATTCGGTCTCGACC of Corythoichthys intestinalis isolate RoL2023-P3 chromosome 3, ASM3026506v1, whole genome shotgun sequence contains these proteins:
- the zgc:63587 gene encoding septin-2 → MSQSGEKGKFPDATGYVGFANLPNQVHRKSVKKGFEFTLMVVGESGLGKSTLINSLFLTDLYPERYIPGAAEKIERTVQIEASTVEIEERGVKLRLTVVDTPGYGDAINSQDCFKTIIQYIDNQFERYLHDESGLNRRHIVDNRVHCCFYFISPFGHGLKPLDVEFMKAIHSKVNIVPVIAKADTLTLKERDRLKRRILDEIAEHGIRIYQLPDADSDEDEEFKEQTRVLKASIPFAVIGSNQLIEVKGKKIRGRLYPWGVVEVENPEHNDFLKLRTMLVTHMQDLQEVTQDLHYENFRSERLKRAGRAVDEDVMDKDQILLQKEAELRRMQEMIAQMQAQMKMKSDE